One window of Pelomicrobium methylotrophicum genomic DNA carries:
- a CDS encoding conjugal transfer protein TraF, translating into MRASAFLIFFAIVVPGAAFGGAGIDYPSAWECDQARFNWYCDLPPEQKQQETQRAKEKPKSKEELALERLEAKARRLKELRALAILEPTPEHIAAYIRAQEETMQMAATFSDVWRRVVWQNPDLNYELKRPVNNAAIDTYNKVRREAEMKVLDEIKKDWGIFFFFRSDCPYCHRMAPTLRFLSDMYGITVFPVTLDGRGLPEYPDPRPDNGMARMLNITQVPMLVLGNVRDRRLIPLGSGVISAQDVIERIYILAGTKPGELY; encoded by the coding sequence ATGCGTGCATCTGCCTTTCTGATTTTTTTCGCGATTGTTGTTCCTGGCGCGGCGTTCGGCGGCGCGGGGATCGATTACCCTTCCGCCTGGGAGTGCGACCAGGCCAGGTTCAACTGGTACTGCGACCTTCCGCCGGAGCAGAAACAACAGGAAACGCAGCGTGCGAAGGAAAAGCCGAAGTCCAAAGAGGAGCTCGCGCTTGAGCGTCTGGAGGCGAAGGCCCGCAGGCTCAAGGAACTCCGGGCGCTGGCCATCCTGGAGCCGACGCCTGAGCACATCGCGGCCTACATCCGGGCGCAGGAGGAGACGATGCAGATGGCCGCCACGTTTTCGGATGTATGGCGGCGTGTCGTCTGGCAGAACCCGGACCTGAACTACGAGCTGAAGCGCCCGGTGAACAATGCGGCAATCGACACTTACAACAAGGTCCGCCGGGAGGCGGAGATGAAGGTCCTGGACGAAATCAAAAAGGACTGGGGGATATTTTTCTTCTTCAGGTCGGACTGTCCATATTGCCATCGCATGGCGCCGACGCTGCGCTTCCTGTCGGACATGTACGGGATCACCGTCTTTCCGGTGACGCTTGACGGGCGGGGTCTGCCGGAGTATCCGGACCCGAGGCCCGATAACGGGATGGCGCGGATGCTGAACATCACGCAGGTGCCGATGCTGGTGCTCGGCAATGTACGGGACCGGCGGCTGATTCCGCTGGGTTCCGGCGTCATTTCCGCGCAGGACGTGATCGAGCGTATTTACATCCTGGCCGGCACCAAGCCCGGGGAACTTTATTGA
- a CDS encoding conjugal transfer protein TraH gives MQSWFDSMGVYGNVTGTQALKGQTGTTFFGGNLYMRAPQRNYSLFNVAPPSIKAGCGGIDLFAGAFSFMNAEQITALLRNMANNAIGVAFQLAVESAAPELAGVLKWAQDQAAKMNSVNLNSCQLSTGLMTASWPDRAAAERVARRMGLDPNSNIVSDTWKAWNRLWTEAPATIANESRQYAQNDSRLNDSLGDVNVTWSAMNRVGISDSDVRDLMMSMIGTVIITRNKSDGSKPDARYVKLGDNVTLRDWIGDPGAAVTQTKTVMTCPNYDCLNPGTRAVQVLNFARYVRDRLDSIVAKVRNRQTQNLSPGEYMILQGTYIPVWKLAVLASRNEAAQAMLDAAPRAIALDIAYTYLSSLQKEMDKALLNSQATDSPTFLEEVKKLQSRLAEVRAELAGELRTEIQQAGQAMEYARTAAMLYEQVNRSLDLKFRTAAQLFGGVKAAQQ, from the coding sequence ATGCAGTCCTGGTTTGACAGCATGGGCGTCTATGGCAACGTGACGGGGACCCAGGCGCTCAAGGGGCAGACGGGGACCACGTTCTTCGGAGGGAACCTCTACATGCGCGCCCCCCAGCGCAACTACAGCCTGTTCAACGTCGCGCCGCCCAGCATCAAGGCCGGCTGCGGCGGCATCGACCTGTTCGCGGGCGCGTTCTCCTTCATGAATGCTGAACAGATCACCGCGCTGCTGCGCAACATGGCAAACAACGCCATCGGCGTCGCATTCCAGCTTGCAGTGGAGAGCGCGGCGCCGGAGCTGGCCGGGGTCCTCAAGTGGGCGCAGGACCAGGCTGCGAAAATGAACAGCGTGAACCTCAACTCGTGCCAGCTCTCCACCGGGCTGATGACCGCCTCCTGGCCGGACCGGGCGGCGGCGGAGAGGGTCGCACGGCGCATGGGACTGGACCCGAACAGCAACATCGTGAGCGACACCTGGAAGGCGTGGAACAGACTTTGGACGGAGGCGCCCGCCACGATCGCAAACGAATCCAGGCAATACGCACAGAACGATTCCCGCCTCAATGATTCTTTGGGCGACGTGAACGTCACCTGGAGCGCGATGAATCGCGTCGGCATATCGGATTCTGACGTCAGGGACCTCATGATGTCCATGATCGGGACAGTCATCATCACACGCAACAAGAGCGACGGCTCGAAGCCGGATGCGCGGTATGTGAAGCTCGGGGACAATGTCACGCTACGGGACTGGATCGGTGATCCGGGCGCAGCCGTGACGCAGACGAAAACCGTCATGACATGTCCGAACTATGACTGCCTGAATCCGGGCACGAGGGCGGTCCAGGTCCTGAACTTTGCGAGGTATGTCAGGGACCGCCTGGATTCGATCGTGGCGAAAGTCAGAAACAGACAGACGCAGAATCTGTCGCCAGGCGAATACATGATTCTGCAGGGGACGTACATCCCCGTGTGGAAGCTGGCCGTGCTGGCTTCCCGAAACGAGGCCGCGCAGGCCATGCTGGACGCCGCGCCGCGCGCCATCGCCCTGGACATCGCGTACACGTACCTGTCTTCGCTGCAGAAGGAGATGGACAAGGCGCTCCTCAACAGCCAGGCCACCGACTCACCGACCTTCCTTGAGGAGGTGAAGAAACTCCAGAGCCGCCTGGCGGAGGTGCGCGCCGAACTCGCCGGCGAGCTGAGGACGGAAATTCAGCAGGCGGGCCAGGCGATGGAGTACGCCCGGACGGCGGCGATGCTGTACGAACAGGTGAACCGGTCGCTGGACCTGAAGTTCAGGACGGCTGCGCAGCTTTTCGGGGGAGTGAAAGCGGCCCAGCAGTAA
- a CDS encoding conjugal transfer protein TraG N-terminal domain-containing protein encodes MNFEVYSYWNIEELKGVFNAVAALMGGADFLGLMRTLALVMILSLALVVLAGRGRMENFWQWVFMVAILHGVLFVPKTNVILVDRTGSQPTQVVANVPIGLAALAHTVSKIGDWTTRAFETVFSLPDDIKFQSSGMMFGQRVQQEMRFLKIISSPLSADFNAWYRECVVPEIALTNGAILDDVMQAPDAWAALNGRTNPALYVTISDTLMNCQQAYDNLTQRFNAESRTVLDRFATALLPGNPAAVTKVSNVINTTDSLFLGISRSAVDAIRQGIVGMALLDAHCNVFAESNNPAKAAACLAQVSSIRSANAAYTVMAKVAESSMPKLRNAIELVQYAIAPIILLIAVVSGHYAIRVLRTYAMSLVWIQLWPPLYAVVHYIMTVKAQQLAQMTQSNGGAMEWLSMVDSVMMSDQAVAGMLVVAIPPIAAALVKGGEVGLQAVAGLVTPPRSAEKEAAEIARGNYTAGQFSAAPTLTTGAWSAKVMSTDGTVTNVFASGESALDARLRMHNLGAAINFDQRMATAVQRQAERAEQASATEAVEAAQTVTSALSNAVTSGLVRSRGEGGRTTFTAADRTEFSENVAKAMNLAASHLHRKGLDQTLAAEIAGLATASFGMPELLKKISPAQIEATLQAKGLSNTKASDVLQAARELSENKEFREAVQKLRSTGRSDEFGITDESRRQGAKETAARLEDAFSRAESAGAQYQRSLALREQASKISQAGGAFNVNAMREFVDWLERERPDAVADLRRGWIRGGNPATAELVQAASEDWLGREKLQKLADEFIQERAAKLVDEKALSPDVRGFYEVETEKLPDGTDVRSHGEGNQAAVENQAARHGVAPGSAVTLNRHVPGQVEATGNEADARIGKQKGEIEREGGGLKEKTKKAEEPQSLLGLAGTSALNLAGSVAPRGTVWLLDKSASGVGLQPTAAFWRRDADSYEGGWLGAGIDTALSLGGGPLGRFAGKALGSLGGKWLGEKAAQNILKEEANTIVGQNYPGLTKTFAGLEKQEVVDAAANIGARAGIPSGMVATGEAVDRVRPGEYVNSLVSQYLDLGPPTQAPSGLYTANGEFRTWDDLRAGATDALRRTLVHGESVAGDLLKDVGLKREPQAVPGNPDGALTAGGGRAGPGADPAGGVFNRGEEAIRQEIAAIQSQIAQLQQALEGLRSQVRDNPMGGGPDLGRLLGGNDRPPVVQQPQQTPEDNAKGDAPGPAQR; translated from the coding sequence TTGAATTTCGAGGTTTACTCTTACTGGAATATCGAGGAGCTCAAGGGCGTCTTCAACGCCGTGGCCGCCCTCATGGGCGGGGCCGACTTCCTCGGCCTGATGCGGACCCTGGCGCTCGTGATGATCCTTTCGCTCGCGCTGGTGGTGCTGGCCGGGCGCGGGAGGATGGAGAACTTCTGGCAGTGGGTCTTCATGGTGGCCATCCTCCACGGTGTGCTGTTCGTGCCCAAGACCAATGTGATTCTCGTCGACCGCACCGGAAGCCAGCCCACCCAGGTGGTCGCGAACGTGCCCATCGGCCTGGCGGCGCTCGCGCACACCGTCAGCAAAATCGGCGACTGGACCACCCGGGCGTTCGAGACGGTGTTTTCGCTGCCGGACGACATCAAATTCCAGAGTAGCGGCATGATGTTCGGGCAGCGGGTGCAGCAGGAGATGCGCTTTCTCAAAATCATCTCCTCGCCGCTTTCGGCGGACTTCAACGCCTGGTACCGGGAATGCGTCGTGCCGGAGATTGCCCTGACGAACGGCGCGATCCTGGATGACGTGATGCAGGCCCCGGACGCCTGGGCGGCCCTCAACGGGCGGACGAACCCGGCGCTGTACGTCACGATCAGCGACACCCTGATGAACTGCCAGCAGGCGTACGACAACCTCACCCAGAGGTTCAATGCGGAATCCAGGACCGTGCTCGACAGGTTCGCAACAGCGCTCCTGCCCGGCAATCCGGCTGCGGTGACGAAAGTCTCCAATGTCATCAACACGACCGACAGCCTGTTCCTCGGGATCAGCAGGAGCGCGGTCGATGCCATCCGGCAGGGCATCGTCGGCATGGCCCTGCTCGACGCCCACTGCAACGTGTTTGCGGAATCCAACAACCCCGCCAAGGCGGCCGCCTGTCTTGCGCAGGTGTCGTCGATCCGCTCCGCGAACGCCGCCTACACCGTGATGGCGAAAGTGGCGGAGTCCTCGATGCCGAAGCTGCGCAACGCGATCGAACTGGTCCAGTACGCGATCGCCCCCATCATCCTCCTGATTGCCGTGGTGTCCGGGCATTACGCGATCCGGGTGCTCAGGACGTATGCGATGAGTCTGGTGTGGATCCAGCTCTGGCCGCCGCTTTATGCCGTCGTGCACTACATCATGACCGTGAAGGCGCAGCAGCTTGCGCAGATGACCCAGAGCAACGGCGGGGCGATGGAGTGGCTCTCCATGGTGGACAGCGTGATGATGAGCGACCAGGCGGTGGCGGGCATGCTCGTCGTTGCGATTCCGCCCATTGCCGCCGCGCTGGTCAAAGGGGGCGAGGTGGGGCTTCAGGCGGTGGCCGGCCTGGTCACGCCGCCAAGGAGCGCGGAGAAGGAGGCGGCGGAGATCGCGCGGGGCAATTACACGGCGGGGCAGTTCAGCGCGGCTCCGACGCTCACTACCGGCGCATGGTCCGCAAAGGTGATGAGTACGGACGGAACGGTGACGAATGTATTTGCCAGTGGCGAATCCGCCCTCGACGCCCGGCTGCGCATGCACAATCTCGGCGCGGCAATAAACTTCGACCAGAGAATGGCCACCGCGGTCCAGCGGCAGGCTGAGCGGGCCGAGCAGGCCTCCGCGACAGAGGCGGTCGAGGCCGCACAGACGGTGACATCCGCGCTCTCGAACGCCGTGACATCCGGATTGGTCCGGTCCCGCGGCGAGGGCGGGCGGACCACGTTCACGGCCGCCGACCGGACGGAGTTCTCCGAGAATGTGGCCAAGGCGATGAACCTGGCCGCAAGCCACCTGCACCGCAAGGGCCTCGACCAGACCCTGGCGGCGGAGATCGCAGGGCTCGCGACTGCTTCATTCGGGATGCCGGAGCTTTTGAAAAAGATCTCGCCGGCGCAGATCGAGGCCACGCTGCAAGCGAAAGGCTTATCCAACACGAAGGCCAGCGACGTGCTTCAGGCGGCGAGGGAGCTTTCGGAAAACAAAGAGTTCAGGGAAGCCGTCCAGAAGCTCAGAAGCACCGGCAGGTCGGATGAATTTGGCATCACCGACGAATCGCGCCGGCAGGGCGCGAAAGAGACGGCGGCCAGGCTGGAAGACGCCTTCTCGCGCGCAGAAAGCGCGGGGGCGCAATACCAGAGGTCGCTCGCGCTGCGGGAGCAGGCGTCGAAAATCAGTCAGGCAGGCGGCGCCTTCAATGTCAACGCAATGCGGGAATTCGTGGACTGGCTGGAGCGGGAGCGGCCGGATGCGGTGGCGGATCTGCGACGGGGATGGATACGCGGCGGCAACCCGGCGACGGCGGAGCTTGTCCAGGCCGCGTCCGAGGATTGGCTGGGGCGCGAGAAGCTGCAGAAGCTTGCCGACGAGTTCATCCAGGAGCGCGCCGCGAAACTCGTCGACGAGAAGGCGCTGAGTCCCGATGTGCGCGGTTTTTACGAGGTCGAAACGGAAAAACTCCCGGACGGCACCGATGTGCGAAGCCACGGGGAAGGGAACCAGGCGGCGGTTGAGAACCAGGCCGCGCGGCACGGTGTTGCGCCGGGGAGCGCTGTGACCCTGAACCGTCATGTGCCGGGGCAGGTGGAGGCGACGGGCAACGAGGCGGACGCAAGAATCGGGAAACAAAAAGGAGAAATCGAGCGGGAGGGCGGCGGACTCAAGGAAAAGACCAAAAAAGCAGAAGAACCACAATCGCTGCTTGGGCTTGCTGGAACTTCTGCACTCAATTTAGCGGGATCCGTAGCGCCTCGAGGCACGGTATGGCTCTTAGACAAGTCAGCCTCAGGAGTTGGACTACAGCCGACGGCGGCGTTCTGGCGTCGTGATGCCGACAGCTACGAAGGCGGTTGGCTTGGAGCTGGAATCGATACAGCGCTTTCTCTTGGCGGCGGCCCTTTAGGAAGGTTTGCTGGTAAAGCATTGGGTAGTTTGGGGGGTAAGTGGCTTGGAGAGAAGGCTGCCCAGAACATCCTCAAGGAGGAAGCCAATACCATCGTTGGCCAAAACTATCCCGGACTGACGAAAACCTTCGCCGGACTGGAGAAGCAGGAAGTGGTCGATGCGGCCGCAAATATCGGTGCACGCGCCGGCATTCCGTCAGGCATGGTGGCCACAGGCGAGGCGGTGGACCGGGTCCGCCCTGGGGAGTATGTGAACAGCTTGGTCAGTCAGTATTTAGACCTGGGTCCGCCGACGCAAGCCCCGTCCGGACTGTACACGGCAAACGGCGAGTTTCGTACTTGGGACGATCTGAGAGCGGGCGCGACGGACGCTCTGCGTCGCACGTTGGTTCATGGTGAAAGTGTCGCGGGAGACCTGCTCAAAGACGTCGGCCTGAAGCGGGAGCCGCAGGCCGTGCCCGGGAATCCCGACGGTGCGTTGACGGCTGGAGGCGGGCGTGCGGGTCCTGGGGCTGATCCGGCTGGAGGGGTGTTCAATCGGGGGGAGGAGGCGATCCGCCAGGAGATCGCGGCGATCCAGAGCCAGATCGCCCAGCTTCAGCAGGCGCTCGAAGGTCTGCGCAGCCAGGTCAGGGACAACCCGATGGGCGGAGGCCCGGATCTCGGCAGGCTTCTGGGCGGGAACGACCGGCCCCCGGTCGTGCAGCAGCCGCAGCAGACGCCGGAGGATAATGCCAAAGGCGATGCGCCCGGACCGGCGCAGCGGTAA
- a CDS encoding type II toxin-antitoxin system VapC family toxin, with amino-acid sequence MRFLLDSNAVIAVLNDPASHVARRLRQYHPSDIGLSAVVLHELYFGAYKSLRRDRNLALVDALRFEVVPFDQEDARHAGEIRAALAAQGTPIGGYDVLIAGQARSRSLTLVTMNMREFQRVDGLRVENWDDEK; translated from the coding sequence ATGCGCTTCCTGCTTGATTCCAATGCGGTGATCGCCGTGCTGAACGACCCGGCCAGCCATGTTGCGCGGCGTCTGCGTCAGTATCATCCAAGCGACATTGGTCTGTCTGCCGTCGTGTTGCATGAACTCTACTTCGGCGCATACAAGAGCCTGCGACGCGACCGTAATTTGGCCCTCGTCGATGCGCTCCGCTTCGAGGTCGTCCCTTTTGATCAGGAGGACGCGCGACATGCTGGAGAGATACGCGCCGCACTTGCTGCGCAAGGTACACCAATTGGCGGCTACGACGTGCTGATCGCAGGGCAGGCTCGTTCCCGCTCGCTCACGCTCGTTACGATGAATATGCGCGAGTTTCAGCGGGTTGACGGCCTTCGTGTCGAAAACTGGGATGACGAAAAATGA
- a CDS encoding antitoxin: METAKVFWSGRSQAVRLPKEFRFDGNEVRIRRHGAAVILEPIPTDWAWLDALTGPVDADFRQSATEQPAPQERPELDELFR; encoded by the coding sequence ATGGAAACAGCCAAGGTATTTTGGTCTGGCCGATCCCAGGCGGTACGCCTGCCCAAGGAGTTTCGGTTCGATGGCAATGAAGTACGGATTCGCCGGCACGGGGCCGCAGTCATTCTCGAGCCAATCCCGACCGACTGGGCTTGGCTCGATGCGCTTACCGGTCCGGTCGATGCCGACTTCAGGCAGTCGGCTACGGAGCAACCTGCACCGCAGGAACGGCCGGAATTGGATGAACTCTTCCGTTGA
- a CDS encoding FitA-like ribbon-helix-helix domain-containing protein — protein sequence MKALHIRNLPDEVHEALKRLAAASHRSVQEYVRALIEREVRLARPSPVEAARQWRGRLAGRTLGDTVEDVRADRAR from the coding sequence ATGAAAGCACTCCATATCCGCAACCTGCCCGATGAGGTCCACGAGGCGCTGAAACGGCTTGCGGCCGCCAGTCATCGCAGCGTGCAGGAATACGTTCGCGCCCTGATCGAACGGGAAGTCCGCCTGGCCAGGCCGTCGCCCGTGGAGGCTGCCCGGCAATGGCGCGGCAGACTCGCCGGGCGAACCCTCGGCGATACCGTCGAGGATGTCCGGGCGGACCGGGCGCGATGA